In Hirschia baltica ATCC 49814, the genomic stretch CGCGAATTATCAATGGTTTGAAAAAACGCTTGATAATTTCCTCTATGTTGACCGTATCGCTGTTGCTGAAAAAGGTCGCGGAAAAGGTGTGGGGCTAGCGCTATATTCAGAAGCGTTGGATATGGCAGAAGCACAAGGTGCCGAAAAACTTGCGGCGGAAGTCAATATCAAGCCGATGAATGAGATCTCACTCAATTTTCACAAAAAACTTGGATTTGAAGAAATTGGTGAGTTAAATCACCCAGACCAAGGTAAGACAGTTGTGATGCTAGTGCGTTCAACTTTGAATCCGGAAAAATAATCTCAATGCGTGATGAACAGTCTAAAGCAAGTTTGGATCTTGTCGTTGTCGCCCAAATAGGCGGTGCGCATGGTGTGCGTGGTCATGTGCGTGTGCGTTCCTTCACTGTTGTCGCGGAAGATTGTTTTGCATATGGGCCATTGCTTGATGAGAATGGCGATGTGATTTTTACAGCTAAAAGCTATCAGGAAAATAAGGATGGCTTTGTCGTTTGGCCTGTAGAAAATCGTCAACGTGAAGAATGGATGGCGATGAAAGGCGTGCTGCTGCATGTGCCTCGTAATGCTTTGCCAGAGCCAGAAGAAGATGAATTTTACTTTGAAGACCTAATCGGCTCTAAAGTTGTGCATGAAGATGGCCGTGAGCTGGGTCAGGTGCTGAATGTACATAATTTCGGTGCGGATGATTTGTTAGAGCTAAAAAGTCCGCATGGTACGGATTATATGCTGCCATTCACGCTTGAAATTATTCCCAAGGTAGATGTCAAAGCTCAATTGCTGACTGCGAAACCAGAAGAGCAATATCTGCCCGATGCTCTTCGCATTGATGAACCAGATGATGACGAAGCTGACACATCTGAAGACTAACTTAACGACAATTTTTATTCGGTTTTAAAAAGCGGAAATATAATACCGAATGTTTTTCGCGACTGTTTATCAGGTTTTTGCGAATAGCGCCGCCGGGCGTTTTGTCTATCTGCTGAATGCCTAGTTCTTCGTTCAGATATTTTGCGAGATTGTTTGGCATTTTTGCGTCTTCATCTCTCCAGACAGCTAAACAGGCACCTCTACCAGTCGCAGCTGGAAAGGCACTAACGTGATAGTGTGCGTCTAATATGCGTGCATTTGGGAATTGTGTGCGTAAATTACCTGTGAGATGGGGATCTGCACCTATAATTGTGCCGTTTGCAAACCCTTCCATTGAGAGGTTTTGTGCAAATTCATCTATTGGCAAATATGTATGACAGCGCGCTTCTGTGCAGCTCATTATATCTTCGCTCCAATCAATAAAGCGGGCGATCGGAACGATGATAATCGAGATGAGTATAATAGCTGCCAAAGCTCTCATTGCGATAAAATAAGGGCCAGAACGTTGAACTTGAAAGAACAACCAGATTGGAAGCGCGAAAAATACAGGCAACATCCAGATCGTCACGAGCGTATGGCCCGTTATAATTGTGATGATGCTGAGGAAGGCAATGGATAGTCTCAATGTATAAGAAAATAGGCGACGCCAAGTGCGCTCAAATGGACCTTCGTCAACTTCCCGTTTGGGGAAGAATGGGTAAATGAAAGCAAACCACATCGGCCAGAACAGCAATAGGAAAATCACACCTAATGGCATGATGTATTCTACCATTGCGAAGAATAATGCCCGCAATGCTAAGCCACGGCTTAGCACTAGGTCTTTAATGCCTTCTTGTGTGGTGAAGGTAACGTTTTCACCCAAGCCAAAATCCGCAGCATTGAGAGAATTGGCAGGGCCTCCATCTTGCAGCAACCACATAGCATGGCATGCAAATACGGCTATGGTGAAGGCAAGAGTGACGCCGACATGAACCCATGTAATTGCAGGAGGTGATAGTCTATCGCCATTTGCATCATAATGAGGTCTTGTAAGTGATTTCATGCCCATCGCTGCACAAATCAGGCTAAGGGGAAACAAGATCAGATGTAAGTGGCTGAGCAAGCTTAGGCCGACAGAAATTCCAAAAGCAATCCACCATGCATATCCCTTGCTCGTGAGTGATTTTGTCAGACAAAAAAGAGAGATGGAAAGCAAGGTGAAATCTAATACTTGCGGGATCTGGTCTTCATGATTGCTCCACCCCACCATGAAAACGAGCGCCCAGCTGCCTGTGGCTGCTGCGGCTAGATCTAATCGACGATGAAGTAGTCCTGAAAAATCCATCCATTCAAATATGGTCAGCATGGATTTGTAATAAGCGCAGAGGCCTAATGTCATCAGCGCGTATTTTAAAATTGCGATGGAATAAAGATTAACGCCAATTGTATTCTTTAGGCCGGCGAACATCCAAGACAAAAGCGGTGGATGATCAGAACCATACCCCAAGCTGAAAGACTGACCGAGTAGCGCAAATTGGGCTTCATCTATTGTCAGAATAGGTGAGGTAAAGATGCGAATGAGACAATGGAGGATACAATAACCGAGTATTGCACCATATATGAGGCGTTCTTTGGGAAAGCGTCCGTAATTGGCGGACCGTACAGGATCATTTTCGCTGTTTTGAGGGTCAAAACTCACTTCAGTCGAAGAATAGTGTTCCACTGGAATGCCTGCTTATCTATTTGCCCGAGGATCATTCCATTCAGCAGCGACGCCTTGGCCACCACGGCGCACTAACCAAATCATGCCCAATAAATCTACGATTCCTGCACCCAATCGTGAGATAAATCCGTATTTTGAGCTGCCATGCCAGCGTTCACGGTCATTTACGTATTCTTCCTGCACATCCCAACCTGCGCGTTTTATTAGCGCTGGAAAAAACCTATGCATACTTGCGAAATAAGGTAGGTCTCTGAATGCTGTTGTGCGGATGAGTTTGAAGCCGCATCCTGTATCTTTGGCATCATCTTTTAGGCAAAAGCGACGTACACCATTTGCCACACGTGATTGCAGCCATTTAAATCCACTGTCATTTCGGCTGGTTCGGCGGCCTGCGATAATTCCCAGTAAAGCAGGGGCACCTGGTGCGATTATTTCATTCCAGATGCGACGCGTGTCCGCAGGGTCATTTTGACCATCTCCATCTAGTAATTGCACCCAATCGCCTGTGACAGATTTTAAACCCGTAAATAGAGCGGCTGACTTTCCGCTTCTTGCGACGTGAGTAAGCACGGTAACTGTATCAGGATATTTTTCTTTTGCTTGTGCTAGTTCTTCGCCAGTCGTGTCTGCAGATGCATCATTGACGCATATGACTTCAAATGAAATGCCGCCTAAAACTGTGTGCACCTCTTCTAGAAGAGGCGCGATATTCCCAGCTTCATTAAAAAAGGGAATGAGAACTGACAGTTTCAGATTAGATGAAGCCACAATGAACCATAATTTACTGCACGGATAGAGAAGTCCGTTTGTGGAATCATTAGCACAATTCACTATTGCTGAAAGGGATGTGAGGTTACAATTTGAGCGGTTTGATCAAGAAAAATATATATTTGAAGTGTTTCCAGCCTTATTCCTTCATTTCCTTACTTGGTCAAAGGTGGACGTGATGGATATCAGAAGGCTGCGCATATTGAATTGATGTTGGATGTTGGTGATGACAAGTCAGCCCGTACTTCATTTAAGAGGCTTTCAAGAGAAACCCCTTCAAAATTTTCAGCAGAAGAGGATTCGCCTATGTGGAGCGCGATTATCTTACCTGTTGTGAGATTGAAAACAGGAGCACCCGTTTCGGGTGTGATCGTGCCGCGCTTATAGATGACATGGCTGCGACCTGTTTCACTCTGTAAATTTGAGATTTCTATTGTCGCATATCCTAAATTACTTGGAATCGAAAAATCCTGATTTTGCTGAATGGTCGGTGCAAGTGAAAATATACCAATTGGTTCAAATTGTGTATTTAAGTCCTCTGCTTGTGCTCGTCCCAGTGATTTTATGCGGGTAAATTTCTGACAATCAATATCGCTGATGGATATCGCTCGAGCACCTGTGGGGAGTGTGTCTGGAATTTGATGCAGGCTAAAAGCTGGGCGATCCCCATTTTTAAGTTGTGATTGCCAAGCAGTACCCATGGCTTGTATTTGTTTTGAGCCATGTAATGCCGGAAGTTGAATGTCATAACTTTCATTGGATGATGGCTGAACCACAGCTAGTAAGACACGCTCGCTCGTTCGATTTGCAACAAAATGGAAATTGGCATTGTCATTTACTGTCGGTGCTTGTGGAGAATTAGAAGCGAGTAAACCATCATTGAGTGGTGAGTCAGCTAGGTTGAATGTCGGCGTAAGAATGTAATTTTTATCGCGGTAGGCTTCGCCCAGCAATTCTCCAGCGATGATGAGACCTGTATACTGAGTGTCATGCGGGATTGATGATTGTTCCGTTGGAAACTGTATGCGAGCGACTGACCCTGCATGGCTGGATGCGCGGGGGTACCAACCTGAAATATGTGTTAAAACACCGTCCGTATTTGATGAAGGCGCTAGTCTCATGTCTGCATAAAGGCGGGTTTGAACAGCTTCAAGCTGGTTGTTGAGTTGCGTTGTGGACGATAATTTTTCTGATAGCTCAAAGTTTAGTTTTTTTGTTTCTTGCCAGCTAACCCCAAAATACGCGCACGCGCATATGCCTGCGGCTATTAAGGTTAAGCCGAATTTTCCAAAACCAGCGCGTTGTTTCTTTTCTGATTTGTTTTTGTAAGCAGCTAAACTCGCATTAATAAATGCATCTTGCAGTTTTGTGATGTGCGATGAAGTTTGAGGTTTGTTCGCCCGCCAAGACATTGCGCGATCGAGTTCACGTCCAAAAAGCAAAAGTGAATGCGCTTTACCGTGATTTAGCCATTTAATCGCGCTTTTGGATAAGCGAGTATGTTCTTGAACCCATGAATGGTTCGTCTTTAGCTT encodes the following:
- a CDS encoding GNAT family N-acetyltransferase, producing MDLNIREAQLEDIDWIVDLNQANVPAVGSLTREDYVDLEPKCHAVLLAEDETGERLGFVVLMVRGRDYASANYQWFEKTLDNFLYVDRIAVAEKGRGKGVGLALYSEALDMAEAQGAEKLAAEVNIKPMNEISLNFHKKLGFEEIGELNHPDQGKTVVMLVRSTLNPEK
- the rimM gene encoding ribosome maturation factor RimM (Essential for efficient processing of 16S rRNA), with translation MRDEQSKASLDLVVVAQIGGAHGVRGHVRVRSFTVVAEDCFAYGPLLDENGDVIFTAKSYQENKDGFVVWPVENRQREEWMAMKGVLLHVPRNALPEPEEDEFYFEDLIGSKVVHEDGRELGQVLNVHNFGADDLLELKSPHGTDYMLPFTLEIIPKVDVKAQLLTAKPEEQYLPDALRIDEPDDDEADTSED
- a CDS encoding APC family permease — protein: MEHYSSTEVSFDPQNSENDPVRSANYGRFPKERLIYGAILGYCILHCLIRIFTSPILTIDEAQFALLGQSFSLGYGSDHPPLLSWMFAGLKNTIGVNLYSIAILKYALMTLGLCAYYKSMLTIFEWMDFSGLLHRRLDLAAAATGSWALVFMVGWSNHEDQIPQVLDFTLLSISLFCLTKSLTSKGYAWWIAFGISVGLSLLSHLHLILFPLSLICAAMGMKSLTRPHYDANGDRLSPPAITWVHVGVTLAFTIAVFACHAMWLLQDGGPANSLNAADFGLGENVTFTTQEGIKDLVLSRGLALRALFFAMVEYIMPLGVIFLLLFWPMWFAFIYPFFPKREVDEGPFERTWRRLFSYTLRLSIAFLSIITIITGHTLVTIWMLPVFFALPIWLFFQVQRSGPYFIAMRALAAIILISIIIVPIARFIDWSEDIMSCTEARCHTYLPIDEFAQNLSMEGFANGTIIGADPHLTGNLRTQFPNARILDAHYHVSAFPAATGRGACLAVWRDEDAKMPNNLAKYLNEELGIQQIDKTPGGAIRKNLINSREKHSVLYFRFLKPNKNCR
- a CDS encoding glycosyltransferase family 2 protein, with product MASSNLKLSVLIPFFNEAGNIAPLLEEVHTVLGGISFEVICVNDASADTTGEELAQAKEKYPDTVTVLTHVARSGKSAALFTGLKSVTGDWVQLLDGDGQNDPADTRRIWNEIIAPGAPALLGIIAGRRTSRNDSGFKWLQSRVANGVRRFCLKDDAKDTGCGFKLIRTTAFRDLPYFASMHRFFPALIKRAGWDVQEEYVNDRERWHGSSKYGFISRLGAGIVDLLGMIWLVRRGGQGVAAEWNDPRANR
- a CDS encoding toll/interleukin-1 receptor domain-containing protein, whose amino-acid sequence is MIDTPSNALRVYICCAQADLSFANELLTGLTTCGFEVITSFNPASLPAPPKLEIEDRIATSDTVLFILTPDALNDSKATSELEDAYNMGKRLYLIPIKPISSGDAPEAMLQLPYVSFQGDTSFAQNLATLVAKLKTNHSWVQEHTRLSKSAIKWLNHGKAHSLLLFGRELDRAMSWRANKPQTSSHITKLQDAFINASLAAYKNKSEKKQRAGFGKFGLTLIAAGICACAYFGVSWQETKKLNFELSEKLSSTTQLNNQLEAVQTRLYADMRLAPSSNTDGVLTHISGWYPRASSHAGSVARIQFPTEQSSIPHDTQYTGLIIAGELLGEAYRDKNYILTPTFNLADSPLNDGLLASNSPQAPTVNDNANFHFVANRTSERVLLAVVQPSSNESYDIQLPALHGSKQIQAMGTAWQSQLKNGDRPAFSLHQIPDTLPTGARAISISDIDCQKFTRIKSLGRAQAEDLNTQFEPIGIFSLAPTIQQNQDFSIPSNLGYATIEISNLQSETGRSHVIYKRGTITPETGAPVFNLTTGKIIALHIGESSSAENFEGVSLESLLNEVRADLSSPTSNINSICAAF